A region of Terriglobia bacterium DNA encodes the following proteins:
- a CDS encoding VWA domain-containing protein, whose protein sequence is MQLKSKVLTVLLGLAVLAGGVSAQNDTIRVSTRLVQINVVVRDKKGPVAGLKASDFTVLDNKKPQKIEVFSELDTRGEVKSVTLPGVRGVSNYLDFSGAAPSGATVILFDMLNTMEEDQNNATKQLVAYLKTIRKEDRIALYILAQQLYIVQDFTGNPDRLVQIAEQIRASEQAGTELRSPSQLVNMLRPPNFTIGSSSSIWVVVPMVYGMVDNSSINQADATTQALVTIARHLKGLPGRKNLVWLSAGFPFSPPTRARRAGDAKGAAAPETPDNFSAQLQNASRALNDANVALYPVDVRGLSAGYPDVMLRLADATGGEVAYHTNDLAGAVRNAVSEGEISYMLGFYSIADPADQTFHDLTVKVNRKDAEVRHRSGYYPGDTRILTDRERQALIGELLSSPLNASQIGLSAVAEPDPSISGNYRVTVTVNTRNLQFDLQNNRRTTKLVLATRLESSKDKTVKTVTIPISIPDAQFQTALTQGIPLRSTIAGKAGDRLRIVIQDQSTGFGGALWLPLNEQ, encoded by the coding sequence GTGCAGCTGAAATCCAAAGTGCTTACGGTCTTGCTGGGTCTGGCGGTCTTAGCGGGCGGGGTGTCGGCTCAAAACGACACAATCCGCGTGAGTACCCGGCTGGTGCAGATCAATGTGGTCGTGCGGGACAAGAAGGGGCCGGTTGCCGGGTTGAAGGCATCCGACTTCACGGTGCTCGATAATAAGAAACCGCAGAAGATCGAAGTATTCTCCGAGCTGGACACGCGGGGTGAGGTGAAATCCGTGACCCTGCCGGGAGTGCGGGGCGTTTCCAACTACCTCGATTTTTCCGGTGCGGCGCCGAGCGGAGCGACGGTCATCCTGTTCGACATGCTGAACACGATGGAGGAAGACCAGAACAATGCCACGAAGCAACTCGTGGCGTATCTGAAAACGATCCGGAAGGAAGACCGGATCGCCCTCTATATCCTGGCACAGCAGCTGTATATCGTGCAGGACTTCACCGGCAATCCGGACCGCCTGGTCCAGATCGCCGAGCAGATCCGCGCCAGCGAGCAGGCCGGAACCGAGTTGCGGAGTCCGTCGCAGCTCGTGAATATGCTGCGTCCTCCGAATTTCACGATCGGCAGCAGTTCTTCGATCTGGGTGGTGGTGCCGATGGTGTACGGCATGGTCGACAATTCCTCGATCAACCAGGCCGATGCGACCACGCAGGCGCTGGTAACAATCGCGCGGCACCTGAAGGGGCTGCCGGGACGCAAGAATCTGGTCTGGCTTTCCGCCGGCTTTCCGTTCTCGCCACCGACGCGGGCCCGCCGGGCCGGCGATGCCAAGGGGGCAGCTGCGCCGGAAACTCCGGACAATTTTTCGGCCCAATTGCAGAATGCCTCGCGCGCCTTGAATGACGCCAATGTCGCGCTATATCCCGTCGATGTGCGGGGGCTGTCCGCCGGTTATCCGGATGTTATGCTGCGGCTCGCCGATGCGACCGGAGGCGAGGTCGCGTACCACACCAACGATCTTGCCGGCGCGGTTCGCAACGCCGTGAGCGAGGGCGAGATCAGTTACATGCTGGGTTTCTATTCCATCGCGGACCCTGCGGATCAGACGTTTCATGATCTGACGGTGAAGGTCAACCGGAAGGACGCCGAGGTGCGGCATCGCAGCGGCTACTATCCCGGCGACACCCGCATTCTTACCGATCGCGAACGCCAGGCGTTGATCGGCGAACTGCTTTCCAGCCCGCTCAATGCATCCCAGATCGGTTTGAGCGCCGTCGCGGAGCCGGATCCGTCAATTTCGGGAAATTACCGTGTGACGGTCACCGTCAACACGCGTAATCTTCAATTCGACCTGCAGAACAATCGGCGAACGACGAAACTGGTGCTCGCGACGCGCCTGGAATCCTCGAAAGACAAGACGGTGAAGACGGTCACCATTCCGATCAGCATACCCGACGCTCAGTTTCAGACGGCGCTGACCCAAGGAATTCCGCTGCGCTCGACGATCGCGGGCAAAGCCGGCGACCGGCTCCGCATCGTGATTCAGGATCAGTCCACCGGATTCGGCGGAGCCCTCTGGCTGCCTTTGAACGAACAGTAA
- a CDS encoding cob(I)yrinic acid a,c-diamide adenosyltransferase, translating to MKIYTKTGDRGDTRLFDGTKVRKHDDRVDAYGDVDELHSFIGAAASFLKDPGLVHMLTEIQKDLFSIGAQLADPGFKDQEQAKFQLSRERITALENAIDNFETELKPLRQFILAGGGNGGALLHVARTVCRRAERRVVSLSEKVEVNPNVIEYLNRLSDFLFVMARVVNHREGKEEIPW from the coding sequence ATGAAGATCTACACCAAAACCGGTGACCGGGGCGACACCCGCCTGTTCGACGGGACCAAGGTCCGGAAGCACGACGACCGCGTCGACGCCTACGGCGATGTCGACGAGCTCCATTCTTTCATAGGCGCTGCGGCATCATTCTTGAAAGATCCCGGGCTTGTGCATATGCTCACGGAGATTCAAAAGGACCTGTTCTCGATCGGGGCACAGCTCGCAGACCCCGGTTTCAAGGATCAGGAACAGGCAAAATTCCAGCTTTCGCGCGAGCGGATTACGGCGCTGGAAAATGCCATCGATAATTTCGAAACCGAATTGAAGCCGTTGCGTCAATTCATTCTGGCAGGTGGTGGAAATGGTGGGGCGTTGCTGCACGTGGCCCGGACTGTTTGCCGGCGGGCTGAACGTCGAGTGGTAAGCCTCTCTGAGAAGGTGGAAGTGAACCCGAACGTGATCGAATATTTAAACCGGCTCTCCGATTTTCTGTTTGTCATGGCACGAGTCGTGAATCATCGGGAGGGCAAAGAGGAGATTCCATGGTAA
- the def gene encoding peptide deformylase, whose protein sequence is MSILKVCRLGHPVLRLESKHVSPATLASPAIQTLIDNMMETMVEYSGVGLAAPQVHESLQLAVIESHGGRGDIPMTVMVNPAVKVLDEELIDDWEGCLSIPDFRGRVPRWRKLRVDALDRHGKKIQIKAEGFFARVIQHEFDHLMGRVYLDRMPDLKTLSHFAEFQKYWLPKEEE, encoded by the coding sequence ATGTCCATTTTGAAGGTCTGCCGTCTCGGGCATCCGGTCCTGCGCTTGGAGTCGAAGCACGTTTCGCCTGCAACCCTGGCCAGTCCTGCGATCCAAACATTGATCGACAACATGATGGAGACCATGGTCGAGTACAGCGGTGTGGGCCTCGCCGCGCCCCAGGTGCATGAATCCCTGCAGCTCGCCGTCATCGAAAGCCATGGCGGGCGCGGCGATATTCCAATGACGGTGATGGTCAATCCCGCAGTGAAAGTCCTCGACGAAGAGTTGATCGACGACTGGGAGGGCTGCCTCAGCATCCCCGATTTCCGCGGCCGCGTGCCTCGCTGGCGGAAACTTCGCGTCGACGCGCTCGACCGCCACGGGAAGAAGATCCAGATCAAAGCGGAAGGGTTTTTCGCGCGCGTGATCCAGCACGAATTCGATCACCTCATGGGGCGCGTGTACCTCGACCGGATGCCGGATCTTAAAACACTGTCGCACTTCGCGGAGTTCCAGAAGTACTGGCTGCCGAAAGAGGAAGAATGA
- a CDS encoding XdhC/CoxI family protein, producing the protein MEVDIFDEIQRMRQSGRKAALATIVQIRGSVPSFQSAKMLIRDDGSTMGSVGGGCVEAEVWAAAQDVLRDEKSKVMSFDLTDESMAESGLICGGKVEIFVEPILPVPRMVIFGAGHIATQVSKIASIAGFRTTIVDNRPVYANAERFPEAEAIYAESFEQAFEQIVPTDNTYVVIVTRGHQEDQNVLRWAVLTDARYIGMIGSKRKIRSIAEQLESEGISRERLERVYMPIGLDIGAVLPEEIAVAIVAEVIHIRRAGFKHPVSKKLFQTIHSSP; encoded by the coding sequence ATGGAAGTTGACATCTTCGACGAAATCCAACGGATGAGGCAGTCTGGACGCAAGGCGGCGCTGGCCACGATTGTCCAGATTCGCGGTTCGGTCCCCAGCTTTCAGTCGGCCAAGATGTTGATTCGCGATGACGGCTCCACGATGGGCTCGGTCGGTGGCGGGTGTGTCGAAGCAGAGGTCTGGGCGGCCGCTCAAGACGTCCTGCGGGACGAAAAGTCGAAGGTCATGAGCTTCGATCTGACCGATGAATCCATGGCCGAGAGCGGCCTGATCTGCGGCGGCAAGGTCGAAATCTTCGTGGAACCCATTCTGCCGGTGCCCAGAATGGTCATTTTCGGGGCCGGCCATATTGCGACTCAGGTTTCCAAGATCGCCAGTATCGCCGGCTTCCGTACGACCATCGTCGACAACCGGCCGGTATACGCGAATGCCGAGCGCTTCCCTGAAGCGGAAGCCATTTATGCCGAAAGCTTCGAGCAGGCCTTCGAGCAAATCGTTCCGACCGACAACACCTATGTTGTCATCGTGACCCGCGGCCATCAGGAAGATCAGAATGTGCTGCGCTGGGCCGTCCTGACCGACGCGCGCTATATCGGAATGATCGGCAGCAAGCGCAAGATCCGGTCGATTGCCGAACAGCTTGAGAGCGAAGGCATTTCGCGCGAGCGGCTCGAACGTGTGTATATGCCGATCGGCCTCGATATCGGCGCGGTGCTTCCCGAAGAAATTGCCGTCGCCATCGTTGCCGAAGTCATTCATATCCGGCGCGCCGGCTTCAAACATCCGGTCAGCAAGAAGCTCTTTCAAACGATCCATTCATCGCCGTAA